One Ricinus communis isolate WT05 ecotype wild-type chromosome 1, ASM1957865v1, whole genome shotgun sequence DNA window includes the following coding sequences:
- the LOC8286700 gene encoding hevamine-A codes for MAYQLALTLSIATLVFLELALVSDAGGIAIYWGQNGNEGTLAETCATGNYKYVNLAFLSTFGGGRTPMINLAGHCDPYSNGCTNLSSEIISCQAKGVKVLLSIGGGVVSYSLSSSDDARQVATYLWNNFLGGQSSSRPLGPAVLDGIDFDIEGGTNLYWDDLARFLSAYNNKGKKVHLTAAPQCPYPDAWVGNALKTGLFDYVWVQFYNNPPCQYTSGDINNLEDSWKQWTSDIPATKIFLGLPASPEAAGSGFIPVADLTSNVLPAIKGSEQYGGVMLWSKYFDDQSGYSSSIKSDV; via the coding sequence ATGGCGTACCAATTAGCATTAACATTGTCAATCGCCACCTTGGTATTTTTAGAGCTAGCACTAGTTTCTGATGCTGGTGGAATTGCTATTTACTGGGGGCAGAACGGGAATGAGGGTACTTTGGCAGAAACGTGTGCGACAGGAAACTATAAATATGTGAACCTAGCTTTTCTTTCGACTTTTGGTGGTGGCAGGACCCCAATGATTAACCTTGCAGGTCACTGTGATCCATACAGTAATGGCTGCACAAACTTAAGCTCTGAAATAATATCATGTCAAGCTAAAGGCGTCAAGGTTTTGCTTTCTATTGGAGGAGGCGTTGTCAGTTACTCCCTGTCCTCTTCTGATGATGCTAGGCAAGTCGCTACTTACTTGTGGAACAACTTCTTGGGTGGACAATCTTCATCTCGTCCGCTTGGCCCTGCTGTACTAGATGGAATTGACTTTGATATTGAAGGAGGAACAAATTTGTATTGGGATGATCTTGCAAGATTCCTTTCAGCATATAACAATAAAGGCAAGAAAGTGCACTTAACCGCAGCTCCTCAATGCCCATATCCTGATGCTTGGGTAGGAAATGCCCTGAAGACTGGTCTTTTTGACTATGTGTGGGTTCAATTCTACAACAACCCTCCTTGCCAATACACCTCAGGTGACATTAACAATCTCGAAGATTCATGGAAGCAATGGACTTCAGACATTCCAGCGACAAAGATTTTCTTGGGTTTACCTGCATCTCCTGAGGCGGCAGGGAGTGGGTTCATTCCCGTAGCAGATCTAACTTCTAATGTGCTCCCTGCAATTAAAGGATCTGAACAATATGGAGGCGTTATGCTGTGGTCTAAGTATTTTGATGACCAAAGTGGATATAGCTCTTCCATCAAGAGTGATGTCTAA
- the LOC8286701 gene encoding hevamine-A yields the protein MASRSAISVIVLLSVIVTAIVDAEAGGIAIYWGQNGNEGTLAETCASGNYDFVNIAFLPVFGNGQTPEINLAGHCNPGSCTGLSSDIKSCQAKGIKVMLSIGGGAGNYILTSTQDARQVATYLWNNFLGGQSSSRPFGPAVLDGIDFDIEGGSNQHYDDLARFLSAYSKKGKKVYLTAAPQCPFPDAWVGNALTTGLFDYVWVQFYNNAPCQYSSGNIGNLENAWKQWISSIPAKKIFLGLPAAPAAAGSGFIPVSDLTSKVLPAIKNSGKYGGVMLWSKYYDDQTGYSKAIKSHV from the coding sequence ATGGCTTCAAGGTCAGCAATCTCGGTAATAGTCCTTTTATCAGTAATTGTAACAGCGATAGTGGATGCTGAAGCTGGTGGAATAGCAATCTATTGGGGTCAGAATGGAAACGAGGGCACCTTAGCTGAAACTTGTGCCTCAGGGAACTATGACTTTGTAAACATCGCTTTCCTACCAGTTTTCGGAAATGGTCAGACTCCTGAGATTAACCTTGCTGGCCACTGCAATCCAGGCAGCTGTACAGGCTTAAGCTCGGACATAAAATCATGTCAAGCCAAAGGCATCAAAGTGATGCTTTCTATTGGTGGAGGAGCTGGGAACTACATTCTTACCTCCACTCAAGATGCAAGGCAAGTTGCAACTTACCTATGGAATAATTTCTTAGGCGGACAATCTTCGTCTCGGCCATTTGGCCCTGCTGTTCTAGATGGAATCGATTTTGATATTGAAGGAGGATCAAACCAGCACTATGATGATCTAGCAAGGTTCCTTTCTGCATACAGTAAGAAAGGTAAGAAGGTATACTTAACTGCAGCTCCACAGTGCCCATTTCCTGATGCTTGGGTAGGAAATGCTCTTACAACAGGTCTTTTCGACTATGTTTGGGTCCAATTCTATAATAACGCCCCTTGCCAATACTCTTCTGGGAATATTGGCAATCTTGAAAATGCCTGGAAGCAATGGATATCAAGTATCCCTGCCAAAAAAATTTTCCTCGGATTACCTGCTGCTCCTGCTGCAGCTGGTAGTGGCTTCATCCCTGTATCGGATCTAACTTCCAAAGTCCTTCCAGCAATTAAGAATTCAGGCAAGTATGGTGGTGTTATGCTGTGGTCCAAGTATTATGATGATCAAACTGGTTACAGCAAAGCCATAAAAAGCCATGTCTAG